The Streptomyces sp. NBC_01689 genome includes a window with the following:
- a CDS encoding AMP-binding protein, translated as MFRADLVRPLHELLAEHAERRPRQPAFRDAHRSVTYAELALRTARVAGHLAELGLQRGARAVIYLPNRVETVESYLAITRASAVGVPLNPQSTDAELSFLLDDCAARMVITGVAQLPQVRRVLVDRPGVAVVVVPDPSGPGEDHGLPRYETLATTWSIRHPPRDDLGLDEPAWMLYTSGTTGRPKGVVSTQRSSLWATGACTAPVLGLSPEDRVLWPMPLFHAVAHNVCVLGVVAVGATARITDGLAADEILRTAREERSTFLVGVPTMYHHMVEQARSDGFDALADLRLCMVAGSSCPVSLHESFRAAFGLPLLDSYGSTETGGAITTNLPQGPYVPGSCGLPVPGLTLRLTDPRTGEEVPGGAEGEVWVSSPALMLGYHRQEEATASVLSDGWYRTGDIAWQDGAGYVTISGRLKELIIRGGENIHPGEIEKVLGRVEGVADAAVGALPHDTLGEVPVAYLVRGPGGIDTETVLAACRAELSAFKLPEELYEVDEIPRNPAGKIARKRLAGLPGRLLWRRAQTAERSSRVYEGALELGLVDGAHPLLQAAIELPGGDGVLFAGRLEGGGNTVPASRTVAGRAVVAPAVLTELVLHAGEHVGCGHLVELSTGEPLVLPERDGVQLRVSVGAAGDEGLRPVTVHARRDGEGAAGRPWTRHASGTLAPGLPGPDDPGEPAVWPPAGSRRVPFEELPSDPGDGVPRELRTVWRRDGELFAEVALPDDSREQGALFGLHPALLDAVVRPLLLHTRVDPSVQAPAPDADGLWWPDSWHGVTLYASGASVLRVRVRPRPDGGFGIEAADAAGDPVLSVESVASGGLARSAPARASALQQDGLFTQVWDDVRLTPAARHGDERWAVVGDDPLRVRAGLMAAGRYSETYPDLGTLAKAVSDGGAPPHVVVVSPAPGAGSGAEAADAVRGAVREGLEWARRWGDPLFADSRLVVVTRGAVPAGEDAAVPDLPAAALWGLVGAAQDRAPGRFVLVDTDASKRAWRVLPDAVASGEPRLALRGRTVRVPRLARVGPGTGSPVPAPRGTGPLLVVRAGAAAPVGRLSAGLGSREVLLADTAGPEAAAGAEVPGASVAGWDAADPVASVRPLRAAGPSAVLFAAAVHLASEGPDGDVDAVLRPVVDTALALGDGLAAGDVDTFVLSSPGPSPAAPGLVAEAAGAFLDAWAVRLRAAGVPAVSVRGADLASGEALDLFDAARSLGLPAVVAARTPLGGTGSPGPLTGSAALRRGLVRGAGRRVARDAVTDPSGLRHRLAALSDAEQEQSLIDLVCGHFAASLGLSGGAQVPPDGETRELGFDSLTALTARNALVEATGLPLSAAVVFDFATPAGLARHLKKELLAR; from the coding sequence ATGTTCCGTGCCGATCTCGTCCGGCCGCTGCACGAGCTGCTCGCCGAACACGCCGAGCGGCGGCCGCGGCAGCCCGCGTTCCGTGACGCGCACCGTTCGGTGACGTACGCCGAACTCGCCCTGCGTACCGCCCGGGTGGCCGGTCACCTCGCCGAACTGGGTCTGCAGCGCGGGGCGCGGGCCGTGATCTATCTGCCCAACCGGGTGGAGACGGTGGAGAGTTACCTGGCGATCACGCGGGCGAGCGCGGTCGGTGTGCCGCTCAACCCGCAGTCCACCGACGCCGAGCTGTCCTTCCTGCTGGACGACTGCGCGGCCCGCATGGTGATCACCGGGGTGGCCCAACTGCCGCAGGTGCGGCGGGTCCTGGTCGACCGTCCGGGGGTCGCGGTGGTGGTCGTCCCGGATCCCTCGGGCCCCGGCGAGGACCACGGCCTGCCGCGTTACGAGACGCTGGCGACGACCTGGTCGATACGTCATCCCCCGCGCGACGACCTGGGTCTGGACGAGCCGGCGTGGATGCTCTACACGTCCGGCACCACGGGCCGTCCCAAGGGCGTGGTCTCCACCCAGCGGTCGTCGCTGTGGGCGACCGGCGCCTGCACCGCCCCGGTCCTCGGGCTGTCGCCCGAGGACCGGGTGCTGTGGCCGATGCCGCTGTTCCACGCCGTCGCGCACAACGTGTGCGTGCTCGGGGTGGTGGCGGTCGGCGCGACGGCCCGGATCACCGACGGGCTGGCCGCGGACGAGATCCTGCGCACGGCCCGGGAGGAGCGCTCCACGTTCCTCGTCGGGGTGCCCACGATGTACCACCACATGGTCGAACAGGCCCGGTCCGACGGCTTCGACGCCCTGGCGGACCTCCGGCTGTGCATGGTCGCGGGCTCCTCCTGCCCGGTGTCGCTGCACGAGTCGTTCCGCGCCGCGTTCGGCCTGCCCCTGCTGGACAGTTACGGCAGCACCGAGACCGGCGGCGCGATCACCACCAACCTCCCCCAGGGCCCGTACGTGCCGGGCTCCTGCGGGCTGCCCGTGCCGGGGCTGACACTGCGCCTGACGGACCCCCGCACCGGGGAGGAGGTGCCCGGCGGCGCGGAGGGCGAGGTGTGGGTCTCCAGCCCCGCGCTGATGCTCGGCTACCACCGCCAGGAGGAGGCGACGGCCTCCGTGCTGAGCGACGGCTGGTACCGCACCGGCGACATCGCCTGGCAGGACGGGGCCGGATACGTCACGATCAGCGGCCGGCTGAAGGAACTCATCATCCGCGGCGGCGAGAACATCCACCCGGGCGAGATCGAGAAGGTGCTGGGCCGGGTGGAGGGCGTCGCGGACGCGGCCGTGGGCGCACTGCCGCACGACACGCTCGGCGAGGTGCCGGTGGCGTACCTGGTGCGCGGCCCGGGCGGCATCGACACGGAGACGGTCCTGGCCGCGTGCCGCGCGGAGCTGTCGGCGTTCAAGCTGCCCGAGGAGCTGTACGAGGTCGACGAGATCCCCCGCAACCCCGCCGGGAAGATCGCCCGCAAGCGGCTGGCCGGGCTGCCCGGCCGGCTGCTGTGGCGCCGGGCCCAGACGGCGGAGCGGTCCTCGCGGGTCTACGAAGGGGCCCTGGAACTCGGCCTGGTGGACGGTGCGCACCCGCTGCTGCAGGCCGCGATCGAGCTGCCCGGCGGGGACGGCGTGCTGTTCGCGGGCCGGCTCGAGGGCGGCGGGAACACGGTGCCGGCCTCGCGCACGGTGGCCGGCCGGGCCGTCGTGGCGCCCGCGGTCCTCACCGAACTGGTGCTGCACGCCGGGGAGCACGTCGGCTGCGGGCATCTGGTGGAACTGAGCACCGGGGAACCGCTGGTGCTGCCCGAGCGGGACGGCGTCCAGCTGCGGGTGAGTGTCGGGGCCGCCGGTGACGAGGGCCTGCGTCCCGTGACCGTGCACGCCCGGCGGGACGGCGAGGGCGCGGCCGGACGGCCCTGGACCCGGCACGCGTCCGGCACCCTCGCGCCCGGCCTGCCCGGCCCCGACGACCCGGGTGAGCCGGCCGTGTGGCCGCCCGCGGGGTCCCGGCGCGTCCCCTTCGAGGAGCTGCCGTCCGATCCCGGCGACGGCGTGCCGCGGGAGCTGCGGACGGTGTGGCGGCGCGACGGTGAGCTGTTCGCCGAGGTCGCGCTCCCCGACGACAGCCGGGAGCAGGGCGCCCTGTTCGGACTGCACCCGGCCCTGCTGGACGCGGTGGTACGGCCCCTGCTCCTGCACACCCGAGTGGATCCGTCGGTCCAGGCGCCCGCGCCGGACGCCGACGGCCTGTGGTGGCCGGACTCCTGGCACGGGGTGACGCTGTACGCCTCCGGGGCGTCGGTGCTGCGGGTACGGGTTCGGCCGCGCCCCGACGGCGGGTTCGGCATCGAGGCCGCCGACGCGGCCGGGGATCCCGTACTGAGCGTGGAGTCGGTGGCCTCCGGGGGGCTGGCCCGCTCCGCCCCGGCCCGGGCCTCGGCCCTTCAGCAGGACGGCCTGTTCACCCAGGTGTGGGACGACGTGCGGCTCACGCCGGCCGCGCGGCACGGGGACGAGCGGTGGGCGGTGGTCGGGGACGATCCGTTGCGGGTCCGTGCCGGCCTGATGGCCGCCGGGCGCTACTCGGAGACCTATCCGGACCTCGGCACCCTCGCGAAGGCCGTCTCGGACGGCGGCGCGCCGCCGCACGTCGTGGTCGTCTCCCCCGCCCCGGGCGCCGGGAGCGGGGCGGAGGCCGCGGACGCGGTGCGCGGCGCCGTGCGCGAAGGCCTGGAGTGGGCGCGCCGGTGGGGTGATCCGCTGTTCGCGGACAGCCGTCTGGTCGTGGTGACCCGCGGCGCGGTGCCCGCCGGGGAGGACGCCGCGGTGCCGGATCTGCCGGCCGCCGCCCTGTGGGGGCTGGTCGGCGCGGCGCAGGACCGGGCCCCCGGCCGTTTCGTCCTGGTCGACACGGACGCCTCCAAGCGGGCCTGGCGCGTCCTGCCGGACGCGGTGGCCTCGGGCGAGCCCCGGCTGGCGCTGCGCGGCCGTACGGTGCGGGTGCCGCGCCTCGCCCGCGTCGGGCCCGGGACCGGCTCGCCGGTGCCCGCCCCGCGCGGCACGGGCCCGCTGCTGGTGGTGCGGGCCGGGGCGGCCGCACCGGTCGGACGCCTGTCGGCCGGACTCGGCTCGCGTGAGGTGCTGCTGGCCGACACCGCGGGACCGGAGGCCGCCGCGGGGGCAGAGGTGCCGGGCGCGTCCGTGGCCGGGTGGGACGCGGCGGACCCGGTGGCGTCCGTGCGCCCGCTGCGGGCGGCCGGTCCTTCGGCCGTGCTGTTCGCGGCGGCCGTGCACCTCGCCTCCGAGGGCCCCGACGGCGATGTCGACGCGGTGCTGCGGCCGGTCGTCGACACCGCGCTCGCGCTCGGTGACGGGCTCGCGGCCGGGGACGTGGACACGTTCGTGCTCAGCTCCCCCGGCCCCTCGCCGGCCGCCCCCGGGCTGGTCGCCGAGGCCGCCGGCGCGTTCCTCGACGCGTGGGCGGTGCGGCTGCGGGCCGCCGGTGTGCCGGCCGTGTCGGTGCGCGGTGCCGATCTCGCCTCGGGTGAGGCCCTCGACCTCTTCGACGCGGCGCGCTCGCTGGGGCTGCCCGCGGTCGTCGCCGCGCGCACCCCGCTGGGCGGCACCGGTTCGCCCGGCCCGCTCACCGGCTCGGCCGCGCTGCGGCGCGGTCTGGTGCGCGGTGCGGGCCGCCGGGTGGCCCGTGACGCGGTGACGGACCCGTCCGGGCTGCGGCACCGGCTGGCGGCCCTGTCGGACGCGGAGCAGGAGCAGTCCCTCATCGACCTGGTGTGCGGGCACTTCGCCGCCTCCCTCGGACTCTCCGGCGGCGCCCAGGTGCCGCCGGACGGCGAGACCCGGGAGCTCGGCTTCGACTCGCTGACGGCGCTCACCGCGCGCAACGCGCTGGTCGAGGCGACCGGGCTGCCGCTGTCGGCGGCCGTGGTGTTCGACTTCGCCACGCCGGCCGGGCTCGCCCGCCATCTGAAGAAGGAGCTGCTCGCCCGCTGA
- a CDS encoding ketoacyl-ACP synthase III family protein: MRVENVHIESLGVVLPEWADALQAVAEGRLDGEIQAANGLTGTHVAGDVPAMDMVVAAARTTLGRSKTDPEDLGAYIHSAVHYQGPDGAYPPGYILRELGLGNIPALYLQQGCDGMLSALEVAIGKLTGAAGAGSVLLTTGENFSSPQMDRWKGFGQAYILGDGAAAVLVSDEGGFAEVRSLNSGVLHELESWHRGDGPLLLREDTGTVAGMVERAEQFSERMPLSETMEKLTLFGLDMIHRSLVDAGLNASDLTKVVPINMDGRMIEYSIMLPLGLTMAECSWDFGRTVGHVGGADVFISLEHLVRTREVGPGDNVLLFSQGPGWLCSAAVLTITDTPHWAV, from the coding sequence ATGAGGGTCGAGAACGTGCACATCGAATCGCTGGGCGTCGTGCTGCCCGAGTGGGCCGACGCCCTGCAGGCCGTGGCCGAAGGGAGGCTGGACGGCGAGATCCAGGCGGCGAACGGGCTGACGGGCACGCATGTCGCCGGTGACGTGCCGGCCATGGACATGGTCGTGGCGGCGGCGCGGACCACGCTGGGGCGCTCGAAGACCGACCCCGAGGACCTCGGGGCGTACATCCACAGCGCCGTCCACTACCAGGGCCCCGACGGCGCCTACCCGCCCGGCTACATCCTGCGGGAGCTGGGGCTGGGCAACATTCCCGCGCTCTACCTGCAGCAGGGCTGCGACGGCATGCTCAGCGCCCTGGAGGTGGCGATCGGCAAGCTCACCGGGGCCGCCGGGGCGGGCTCGGTGCTGCTGACGACGGGCGAGAACTTCTCCTCGCCGCAGATGGACCGCTGGAAGGGCTTCGGCCAGGCGTACATCCTCGGCGACGGCGCGGCCGCGGTGCTGGTGAGCGACGAGGGGGGCTTCGCCGAGGTGCGCTCCCTCAACTCGGGGGTGCTGCACGAGCTGGAGTCGTGGCACCGCGGGGACGGGCCGCTGCTGCTGCGCGAGGACACCGGGACGGTGGCCGGCATGGTCGAGCGGGCCGAGCAGTTCAGCGAGCGGATGCCGCTGTCGGAGACGATGGAGAAGCTGACCCTGTTCGGCCTGGACATGATCCACCGGTCGCTGGTCGACGCCGGTCTGAACGCGTCCGACCTCACCAAGGTGGTGCCGATCAACATGGACGGCCGGATGATCGAGTACTCGATCATGCTGCCGCTCGGGCTGACCATGGCGGAGTGCAGCTGGGACTTCGGCAGAACGGTCGGGCACGTGGGCGGCGCCGACGTGTTCATCTCCCTGGAGCACCTGGTGCGCACGCGCGAGGTGGGCCCGGGCGACAACGTCCTGCTGTTCTCCCAGGGTCCGGGATGGCTGTGCAGCGCGGCCGTGCTCACCATCACCGACACGCCGCACTGGGCGGTCTGA